In a genomic window of Candidatus Polarisedimenticolaceae bacterium:
- a CDS encoding methylated-DNA--[protein]-cysteine S-methyltransferase, translated as MNVRMHSPIGTVEIEAEAGAITAIRFVDGPPTSTEDPLLRRAVEELRQYFEGRRERFELPLAPKGTDFQRRVWRELETIPLGTTLSYGELAGRVGDPKASRAVGAANGRNPIAIVVPCHRVIGADGSLTGYAGGLARKGALLRLEGSIGPARCTVPPGPQPVRHDCIPSSHRRASSIPS; from the coding sequence ATGAACGTGCGCATGCATTCCCCGATCGGTACGGTCGAGATCGAAGCCGAGGCCGGCGCGATCACGGCGATCCGCTTCGTGGACGGACCGCCGACCTCGACCGAGGATCCGTTGCTTCGTCGGGCGGTGGAGGAGCTCCGGCAGTATTTCGAGGGGAGGCGCGAGCGCTTCGAACTGCCGCTCGCTCCCAAGGGGACGGACTTCCAGCGCCGGGTCTGGCGGGAGCTGGAGACGATCCCCCTCGGGACGACCCTCTCGTACGGCGAGCTGGCCGGTCGGGTCGGCGATCCGAAGGCCTCGCGCGCGGTCGGGGCGGCCAACGGGAGGAACCCGATCGCGATCGTGGTCCCGTGTCATCGGGTGATCGGCGCGGACGGGTCGCTCACGGGGTACGCGGGGGGGCTGGCTCGGAAGGGGGCATTGCTGCGGCTCGAGGGGTCGATCGGACCGGCCCGGTGTACAGTGCCTCCGGGTCCCCAACCCGTGAGGCATGATTGCATCCCAAGTTCGCACCGGCGAGCGAGTTCCATTCCGAGCTGA
- the larB gene encoding nickel pincer cofactor biosynthesis protein LarB: protein MDQAALRRLLLKVRSGTTKVEDAIDRLRGMPADELGFATLDMHRALRRGIPEAVYGAGKSVEQIVAIVGRFKHHGQTALVTRVGPEVHAAVAAAHPEVEYHAAAQALVLRAGRRRKGRPGVVVMTAGTSDLPIAEEAALTAELLGESVHRIEDVGVAGLHRLFRHRKALESARVIVVVAGMEGALPSVVAGLVDCPIVGVPTSTGYGTGAGGYAALLAMLNSCSAGVAVVNINNGYGAGVLASLINRNRRSGHRISAS from the coding sequence ATGGACCAAGCCGCGCTGCGCCGACTGCTCCTCAAGGTTCGATCGGGGACGACGAAGGTCGAGGACGCGATCGACCGGCTGCGCGGCATGCCGGCGGACGAGCTCGGCTTCGCGACACTCGACATGCACCGTGCATTGCGACGCGGGATTCCCGAGGCGGTCTACGGTGCGGGAAAGTCGGTCGAGCAGATCGTCGCGATCGTCGGGCGATTCAAGCACCATGGTCAGACAGCCCTCGTCACCCGGGTCGGTCCCGAGGTCCACGCCGCGGTCGCGGCCGCGCACCCGGAGGTGGAGTACCACGCGGCGGCGCAGGCGCTCGTGCTCCGTGCGGGACGGCGGAGGAAGGGACGGCCGGGGGTCGTCGTGATGACCGCGGGGACCTCCGACCTTCCGATTGCCGAGGAAGCGGCGCTGACCGCCGAACTGCTCGGGGAATCCGTGCACCGCATCGAAGACGTGGGAGTCGCCGGACTCCACCGGCTCTTCCGCCACCGCAAGGCACTCGAGTCGGCGAGGGTGATCGTGGTCGTGGCGGGGATGGAGGGGGCCTTGCCGTCCGTGGTCGCAGGCCTGGTCGACTGTCCCATCGTCGGCGTGCCGACCAGCACCGGCTACGGTACGGGGGCAGGGGGGTACGCCGCGCTGCTCGCGATGCTCAACAGTTGCTCGGCCGGGGTGGCCGTGGTCAACATCAACAACGGCTACGGGGCCGGGGTGCTCGCTTCCCTGATCAACCGCAACCGGCGGTCCGGACACCGGATTTCCGCGTCGTAA
- a CDS encoding acyl-CoA carboxylase subunit beta, with product MPDTRLKELRRRYDAARVGGGEQRVAKQHAAGKLTAHERIEALLDPGSFQELDALVVHRCQDFGMDKQRIPGDGVVTGHGRVNGRPVFVFAQDFTVFGGSLSETFASKICKVMDLAMKTGAPVVGINDSGGARIQEGVVSLAGYADIFLRNTLSSGVVPQISLIMGPCAGGAVYSPAITDFTVMVKDTSYMFITGPDVIKAVTHEEVTKEKLGGAMTHNSVSGVAHFAAQDDRDALQLVRELLSYIPSNNMEDPPASPCEDPEDRSDPTMNSLVPTSPNQPYDIKKVIKGVVDDGRFFEVHEHFARNIVVGFARLGGKSVGIVANQPAVLAGCLDIDASVKGARFVRFCDCFNIPLVVFEDVPGFLPGTEQEFGGIILHGAKLLYAFAEATVPKVTVITRKAYGGAYCVMASKHIRADFNFAWPTAEIAVMGPEGAVNIIFRHEIDKSPEPEAARSERVAEYREKFANPWVAAERGYVDEVIEPALTRAKLISALRLLENKRDSNPPRKHGNIPL from the coding sequence GTGCCGGACACCCGTCTCAAGGAACTGCGCCGGCGCTACGACGCCGCGCGCGTGGGCGGCGGCGAGCAGCGCGTGGCGAAGCAGCACGCCGCGGGGAAGCTGACGGCGCACGAGCGCATCGAGGCGCTGCTCGACCCGGGGTCGTTCCAGGAGCTCGACGCGCTGGTGGTCCACCGATGCCAGGACTTCGGCATGGACAAGCAGCGCATCCCCGGGGACGGCGTCGTCACCGGCCACGGCCGCGTCAACGGGCGGCCCGTCTTCGTCTTCGCGCAGGATTTCACGGTCTTCGGCGGATCGCTCAGCGAGACGTTCGCCTCGAAGATCTGCAAGGTCATGGACCTCGCGATGAAGACGGGGGCGCCGGTCGTCGGGATCAACGACTCCGGCGGCGCGCGGATCCAGGAGGGCGTCGTTTCGCTCGCGGGGTATGCGGACATCTTCCTGAGGAACACCCTGTCGTCGGGGGTCGTCCCGCAGATCTCGCTGATCATGGGGCCGTGCGCGGGCGGGGCCGTCTACTCGCCGGCGATCACGGACTTCACCGTGATGGTGAAGGACACTTCGTACATGTTCATCACCGGGCCCGACGTGATCAAGGCGGTCACGCACGAGGAGGTCACGAAGGAGAAGCTCGGCGGGGCGATGACGCACAACTCGGTCTCGGGCGTCGCGCACTTCGCCGCGCAGGACGACCGCGACGCCCTGCAGCTCGTCCGGGAGCTCCTTTCGTACATCCCCTCGAACAACATGGAGGATCCGCCGGCCTCCCCGTGCGAGGATCCCGAGGACCGTTCCGACCCCACGATGAACTCGCTCGTGCCGACGAGCCCCAACCAGCCCTACGACATCAAGAAGGTCATCAAGGGCGTCGTCGACGACGGTCGCTTCTTCGAGGTGCACGAGCACTTCGCGCGGAACATCGTCGTCGGGTTCGCCCGCCTGGGCGGGAAGTCCGTCGGCATCGTCGCCAACCAGCCCGCGGTCCTCGCGGGCTGCCTCGACATCGACGCGTCGGTCAAGGGCGCCCGCTTCGTGCGGTTCTGCGACTGCTTCAACATCCCGCTCGTCGTCTTCGAGGACGTGCCCGGGTTCCTCCCCGGCACCGAGCAGGAGTTCGGCGGGATCATCCTCCACGGCGCGAAGCTGCTCTACGCCTTCGCGGAGGCGACGGTTCCGAAGGTGACCGTCATCACGCGCAAGGCCTACGGCGGCGCCTACTGCGTCATGGCCTCGAAGCACATCCGCGCCGACTTCAATTTCGCCTGGCCGACCGCGGAGATCGCGGTCATGGGCCCCGAGGGGGCCGTCAACATCATCTTCCGCCACGAGATCGACAAGTCCCCCGAGCCCGAGGCGGCTCGCTCCGAGCGCGTCGCGGAGTACCGGGAGAAGTTCGCGAACCCGTGGGTCGCCGCCGAGCGGGGGTACGTCGACGAGGTGATCGAGCCCGCCCTCACGCGGGCGAAACTGATCTCCGCGCTGCGCCTGCTCGAGAACAAGCGCGACAGCAACCCGCCGCGCAAGCACGGGAACATCCCGCTGTGA
- a CDS encoding biotin/lipoyl-containing protein has protein sequence MALGRPEGVARMNLTARKGEAVHEVRIERQAGQFLVVVDGVEHLVDAQKLDADFYSILIGAKSYEVSIEAAGTKYFVRHGSAEQVVHLTDPAREGRDELHRAGEGPEVVTATMPGKVVRVMVSEGDTIEPGHGLVVLEAMKMENEITAPRGGKVARVAVKPGQTVESGAELVVVE, from the coding sequence GTGGCGCTGGGGCGGCCGGAGGGGGTGGCGCGCATGAACCTCACCGCGCGCAAGGGCGAGGCGGTCCACGAGGTCCGCATCGAGCGGCAGGCGGGGCAGTTCCTCGTGGTGGTGGACGGCGTGGAGCACCTGGTCGACGCGCAGAAGCTCGACGCGGACTTCTACTCCATCCTCATCGGCGCAAAGTCGTACGAGGTCTCGATCGAAGCGGCCGGCACGAAGTACTTCGTCCGCCACGGCTCCGCCGAACAGGTCGTCCACCTCACCGATCCCGCGCGTGAGGGGCGCGACGAGCTGCACCGCGCCGGCGAAGGCCCCGAGGTCGTCACCGCGACGATGCCGGGGAAGGTCGTGCGGGTGATGGTCTCGGAAGGGGACACGATCGAGCCCGGCCACGGCCTCGTCGTGCTCGAGGCGATGAAGATGGAGAACGAGATCACCGCCCCACGCGGCGGGAAGGTCGCCCGCGTGGCGGTCAAGCCCGGGCAGACCGTAGAGAGCGGCGCGGAGCTCGTGGTCGTCGAGTAG
- a CDS encoding PilZ domain-containing protein, whose amino-acid sequence MSKQHAERRSHARFQRSFDIEGQDGATIARMTASDLSLGGLYCSSTHDFPEMTRLAVRMLLPNGAGPEPVDAEAVVVRRKKLKSPTGNGPRFELALFFTHVDDAGRERLARFLAAGAH is encoded by the coding sequence TTGAGCAAGCAACACGCCGAACGCCGTTCGCACGCGAGATTCCAGCGCTCGTTCGACATCGAGGGGCAGGACGGCGCGACGATCGCCCGAATGACCGCCAGCGACCTCTCGCTCGGCGGGCTCTACTGCTCCTCCACCCACGACTTCCCGGAGATGACCCGCCTTGCCGTCCGCATGTTGCTGCCCAACGGCGCCGGCCCGGAACCGGTCGATGCGGAAGCGGTCGTCGTCCGCAGGAAGAAGCTGAAGTCCCCGACGGGGAACGGCCCTCGCTTCGAGCTGGCGTTGTTCTTCACCCACGTCGACGACGCCGGGCGCGAGCGCCTCGCGCGCTTCCTCGCCGCCGGCGCGCACTGA
- a CDS encoding AlkA N-terminal domain-containing protein produces the protein MNALDPESCWRAVRTHDARFDGRFFVGVTSTRIYCRPICPARPPKREHCTFHPSAAAAESEGFRPCLRCRPELAPGFSPADAPRRLAYAAALWLEEGNPATLERLARRLDVTSRHLRRVFTAEFGVSPVAYAQTQRLLSAKRLLTDTGLSVTDVAHASGFRSLRRFQSSFKERYRLAPSELRRDTARTRGPELVLELAYRPPYAWNEILEFLGARAITGVEAIEKRTYLRTVSIDRHDGWLRVENARGRDALRVTLSASLAPVVPAVLVRVKRLFDLGARPDAIAKVLGSLAAKRPGLRVPGAFDGFEVAVRAILGQQVSVKAASTLAGRVATAFGRSIETPHAELTTIFPTPSRLKDAAIEAHGILRARADAIRALAASGIRLEPGTDVPSTLDSLLALPGVGPWTAQYLAMRTLAWPDAFPEGDLVLRRALGGVAAREALTRAEGWRPWRAYAAMHLWQSIKEER, from the coding sequence ATGAACGCCCTCGACCCCGAAAGCTGCTGGCGCGCGGTGCGCACCCACGACGCCCGGTTCGACGGGCGTTTCTTCGTCGGCGTGACGTCGACACGCATCTATTGCCGTCCGATCTGCCCCGCACGGCCCCCCAAGCGCGAACACTGCACCTTCCACCCCTCCGCGGCCGCGGCGGAGTCGGAGGGTTTTCGGCCGTGCCTGCGCTGCCGCCCGGAGCTCGCCCCCGGCTTCTCGCCGGCCGATGCCCCGCGCCGGCTCGCCTACGCGGCGGCGCTTTGGCTCGAGGAGGGGAACCCGGCGACGCTCGAACGGCTCGCGAGGCGACTCGACGTCACCTCCCGCCACCTGCGGCGCGTGTTCACCGCGGAGTTCGGCGTGAGCCCCGTCGCGTACGCGCAGACCCAGCGGCTGCTCTCCGCGAAGCGGCTCCTCACCGACACGGGCCTCTCCGTGACCGACGTCGCCCACGCGAGCGGGTTTCGGAGCCTTCGCCGCTTCCAGAGCTCGTTCAAGGAGCGTTATCGACTCGCGCCGTCGGAGCTCCGCCGCGACACCGCGAGGACCCGCGGCCCCGAGCTCGTCCTCGAGCTGGCGTACCGACCCCCGTACGCGTGGAACGAGATCCTCGAGTTCCTCGGAGCCCGCGCGATCACGGGGGTCGAGGCGATCGAGAAACGAACGTATCTCCGGACGGTCTCGATCGACAGGCACGACGGCTGGCTGCGCGTCGAGAACGCGCGTGGCCGCGACGCCCTTCGCGTGACCCTGTCCGCGTCGCTCGCTCCCGTGGTCCCCGCGGTCCTCGTTCGCGTGAAACGACTGTTCGACCTCGGGGCCCGTCCCGACGCGATTGCGAAGGTGCTCGGGTCGCTCGCCGCGAAGCGCCCGGGGCTGCGCGTGCCCGGAGCCTTCGACGGATTCGAGGTCGCCGTGCGCGCGATTCTCGGCCAGCAGGTGAGCGTCAAGGCGGCGAGCACCCTCGCGGGACGCGTGGCCACGGCGTTCGGGCGATCCATCGAGACGCCGCACGCGGAGCTGACCACGATCTTCCCGACTCCATCACGCCTGAAGGACGCCGCGATCGAGGCGCACGGCATCCTCCGCGCCCGAGCCGATGCGATTCGCGCGCTCGCGGCGTCGGGGATCCGTCTCGAACCGGGTACGGACGTTCCGTCGACGCTCGATTCCCTGCTGGCGCTTCCGGGAGTCGGCCCCTGGACCGCGCAGTACCTGGCGATGCGGACCCTCGCATGGCCGGACGCGTTTCCCGAGGGGGACCTCGTCCTCCGCCGGGCGCTCGGCGGCGTCGCGGCGCGCGAGGCGCTCACCCGCGCGGAAGGGTGGCGCCCCTGGCGGGCCTACGCGGCCATGCACCTCTGGCAGTCGATCAAGGAGGAACGATGA
- a CDS encoding acyl-CoA desaturase yields the protein MHPKFAPASEFHSELKAKVEAYFARAGASPRGGSRLWTKTGTIACWLAASYVALVFVASGPVTIALAALSTALAIAAVGFNIQHDANHGAFSERPWVNRAMGYALDAIGGSSYIWFYKHNVYHHTYTNLAGVDDDISIGILGRLSPAQRRLPFHRFQQFYLWPLYAVMGVKWQLFDDFFRVARGRLGEQPLPRPKGKDLALLIVGKVFFFGVAFGVPSLLHPFGAVLAIYLAVMGAVGIVLAVVFQLAHSVGEAEHPLRQPEPQVVADDWARHQVQTTVDFARGSRLLAWYAGGLNFQIEHHLFPRVSHVHYPEIAKIVEDVSRRFGVRYSAHPTFASAIAAHYRFLREMGKAAA from the coding sequence TTGCATCCCAAGTTCGCACCGGCGAGCGAGTTCCATTCCGAGCTGAAAGCCAAGGTAGAGGCCTATTTTGCGCGCGCCGGGGCTTCCCCGCGCGGGGGCTCACGCCTTTGGACGAAGACCGGCACCATCGCCTGCTGGCTGGCGGCCAGCTACGTCGCCCTCGTGTTCGTCGCAAGCGGCCCCGTCACGATCGCCCTGGCCGCCCTCTCGACCGCCCTCGCGATCGCCGCGGTCGGGTTCAACATCCAGCACGACGCCAACCACGGCGCCTTCTCCGAACGTCCGTGGGTCAACCGCGCGATGGGGTACGCCCTCGACGCGATCGGCGGCAGCTCGTACATCTGGTTCTACAAGCACAACGTCTACCACCACACCTACACGAACCTCGCCGGGGTCGACGACGACATCTCGATCGGGATCCTCGGCCGGCTCTCGCCCGCGCAGCGCCGCCTGCCCTTCCACCGCTTCCAGCAGTTCTATCTCTGGCCGCTGTATGCGGTCATGGGCGTGAAGTGGCAGCTCTTCGACGACTTCTTCCGCGTGGCGCGCGGTCGTCTCGGCGAGCAGCCGCTCCCGCGTCCCAAAGGCAAGGACCTCGCGCTGCTGATCGTCGGGAAGGTCTTCTTCTTCGGCGTCGCGTTCGGCGTCCCCTCGCTCCTGCATCCGTTCGGGGCCGTACTCGCGATCTACCTCGCCGTCATGGGGGCGGTGGGCATCGTGCTCGCGGTCGTCTTCCAGCTCGCGCACAGCGTCGGGGAGGCCGAACATCCGCTGCGACAGCCCGAGCCCCAGGTCGTCGCGGACGACTGGGCGCGCCACCAGGTCCAGACGACGGTGGACTTCGCGCGCGGCAGCCGGCTACTCGCCTGGTACGCCGGCGGGTTGAACTTCCAGATCGAGCACCACCTCTTCCCCCGCGTCTCCCACGTGCACTACCCCGAGATCGCGAAGATCGTCGAGGACGTCAGCCGGCGCTTCGGCGTGCGCTACTCCGCGCATCCGACGTTCGCGTCGGCGATCGCGGCGCATTATCGATTCCTTCGCGAGATGGGGAAGGCCGCGGCCTGA
- the rpsU gene encoding 30S ribosomal protein S21, whose product MPLIKVREDESLENALKRFKRKCEKSGILTEIKKRQHYEKPSVKRKRKALAARKKLLKRLAQERRQNA is encoded by the coding sequence ATGCCGCTGATCAAGGTGCGCGAGGACGAGAGCCTCGAAAACGCCTTGAAGCGCTTCAAGCGGAAGTGCGAGAAGTCGGGGATCCTTACCGAGATCAAGAAGCGCCAGCATTACGAGAAGCCGAGCGTCAAGCGTAAGCGCAAGGCGCTGGCCGCGCGTAAGAAGCTTCTGAAGCGTCTCGCACAGGAACGCCGCCAGAACGCTTAG
- the accC gene encoding acetyl-CoA carboxylase biotin carboxylase subunit, whose protein sequence is MTKPPFEKILIANRGEIAVRIIRACHEMGIRTVAVYSEADRKALHVRYAMEACLIGPPPSRDSYLRIDRILEAAKKTGAQAIHPGYGFLAENDDFARAVRDAGIVWIGPPPEAMEAMGDKIRAREIMQKAKVPVVPGTPPLSPDPFEVARQAEAIGYPVLLKASAGGGGKGMRVVTSSKELPSLLAQARGEAASSFGDDTVFLEKYVERPRHIEVQVLGDTHGNVIHLGERECSIQRRHQKLIEEAPSPCVDAATRARIGEIAVKAAKAVGYVSAGTVEMLRGADGSFYFMEMNTRLQVEHPVTELVYGIDLVKAMIHVAAGEPLKMKQKDVVPRGHAIECRIIAEDPARNFMPAPGKVRALRAPTGPGIRYDGGAYAGYDIPVHYDPLLAKLCAWGADRDEAIARIGRALDEYRVDGLKTSVSFHRNVMRHAAFQAGDLHTGFVAEHPELLGSGDDVWLDEIAVIAAAIAHFRHAEAISAKGGTASAAAGGSSWRWGGRRGWRA, encoded by the coding sequence GTGACCAAGCCGCCGTTCGAGAAGATCCTCATCGCGAACCGGGGGGAGATCGCGGTTCGCATCATCCGGGCGTGTCACGAGATGGGGATCCGAACGGTCGCCGTCTACTCCGAGGCGGACCGCAAGGCCCTCCACGTCCGCTACGCGATGGAGGCCTGCCTCATCGGGCCGCCCCCGTCGCGCGATTCCTACCTGCGCATCGACCGCATCCTCGAGGCCGCGAAGAAGACCGGCGCGCAGGCGATCCACCCCGGCTACGGTTTCCTCGCCGAGAACGACGACTTCGCGCGGGCGGTTCGCGACGCCGGGATCGTCTGGATCGGGCCGCCCCCCGAGGCGATGGAGGCGATGGGGGACAAGATCCGCGCCCGGGAGATCATGCAGAAGGCCAAGGTGCCGGTCGTTCCCGGCACGCCGCCCCTGTCCCCGGACCCCTTCGAGGTCGCGCGCCAGGCCGAAGCGATCGGTTACCCCGTCTTGCTCAAGGCGTCGGCGGGAGGAGGCGGCAAGGGGATGCGGGTCGTCACGAGCTCGAAGGAGCTGCCGTCGCTGCTGGCGCAGGCCCGCGGAGAGGCCGCCTCGAGCTTCGGGGACGACACGGTTTTCCTGGAGAAGTACGTCGAGCGGCCGCGACACATCGAGGTGCAGGTCCTCGGCGACACTCACGGGAACGTGATCCACCTCGGTGAGCGCGAGTGTTCGATCCAGCGACGCCACCAGAAGCTGATCGAGGAGGCCCCGTCCCCCTGCGTGGACGCCGCGACCCGTGCGCGGATCGGCGAGATCGCGGTCAAGGCGGCGAAGGCGGTCGGCTACGTGAGCGCCGGGACCGTCGAGATGCTTCGAGGCGCCGACGGCTCCTTCTACTTCATGGAGATGAACACGCGCCTGCAGGTCGAGCACCCCGTGACCGAGCTCGTGTACGGGATCGACCTGGTCAAGGCGATGATCCACGTCGCGGCCGGCGAGCCCCTGAAGATGAAGCAGAAGGACGTCGTCCCGCGCGGCCACGCCATCGAGTGCCGCATCATCGCGGAGGATCCGGCGCGGAACTTCATGCCCGCGCCCGGGAAGGTCCGGGCGCTGCGCGCCCCGACGGGGCCGGGCATCCGCTACGACGGCGGCGCCTACGCCGGGTACGACATCCCCGTGCACTACGATCCGCTGCTCGCGAAGCTGTGCGCCTGGGGGGCCGACCGCGACGAAGCGATCGCCCGGATCGGCCGCGCCCTCGACGAGTACCGCGTCGACGGCCTGAAGACCTCCGTCAGCTTCCACCGCAACGTGATGCGGCACGCCGCCTTCCAGGCCGGCGACCTGCACACGGGATTCGTCGCGGAGCACCCCGAGCTGCTCGGCTCGGGCGACGACGTCTGGCTCGACGAGATCGCCGTCATCGCCGCCGCGATCGCCCACTTCCGACACGCCGAGGCGATCTCGGCGAAGGGGGGAACCGCGAGCGCCGCGGCGGGAGGCTCGTCGTGGCGCTGGGGCGGCCGGAGGGGGTGGCGCGCATGA
- a CDS encoding HU family DNA-binding protein encodes MNKATLIAKISDDAGITRAAAATAVESLIEGITTTLKKGQRVTLVGFGTFGVSKRKARTGRNPQTGESIKIKAKTIARFKAGAQLTKKLNK; translated from the coding sequence ATGAACAAGGCAACCCTGATCGCCAAGATCTCGGACGACGCCGGGATCACCCGCGCCGCCGCGGCGACCGCCGTCGAGAGCCTCATCGAGGGGATCACGACGACGCTCAAGAAGGGTCAGCGCGTGACGCTCGTCGGCTTCGGCACGTTCGGCGTCAGCAAGCGCAAGGCTCGTACGGGGCGCAACCCGCAGACCGGCGAGTCGATCAAGATCAAGGCGAAGACGATCGCTCGCTTCAAGGCGGGCGCCCAGCTCACCAAGAAGCTCAACAAGTAG
- the fsa gene encoding fructose-6-phosphate aldolase — protein sequence MKFFIDTANIDEIREAASLGIVDGVTTNPSLVAKEGRSFHDVVREIASIVDGPISAEVTALDAPSMLAQGKELAKIHDNVVIKVPLTKEGLKACKAFRSQGIRVNVTLCFSPTQALLAAKCDASYISPFVGRLDDISHDGMELIAQIRQIYDNYGFTTEILSASIRHPIHVVQSALAGADVGTMPFKVMMQLYEHPLTDLGLKKFLADWEKLKK from the coding sequence ATGAAGTTCTTCATCGATACCGCGAACATCGACGAGATCCGCGAAGCCGCGTCGCTGGGGATCGTCGACGGCGTGACCACCAACCCGAGTCTCGTCGCGAAGGAGGGGCGCTCGTTCCACGACGTCGTGCGCGAGATCGCCTCGATCGTCGACGGCCCGATCTCCGCCGAGGTCACCGCCCTCGACGCGCCGAGCATGCTCGCGCAGGGAAAGGAGCTCGCCAAGATCCACGACAACGTCGTGATCAAGGTGCCGCTCACGAAGGAAGGCCTGAAAGCCTGCAAGGCGTTCCGCTCGCAGGGAATCCGGGTCAACGTGACGCTCTGCTTCTCGCCGACGCAGGCCCTGCTCGCGGCGAAGTGCGACGCCAGCTACATCAGCCCGTTCGTCGGGAGGCTCGACGACATCTCGCACGACGGGATGGAGCTCATCGCCCAGATCCGCCAGATCTACGACAACTACGGCTTCACGACCGAGATCCTCTCGGCGTCGATCCGGCACCCGATCCACGTGGTGCAATCGGCGCTCGCGGGGGCGGACGTGGGCACCATGCCCTTCAAGGTCATGATGCAGCTCTACGAGCACCCGCTCACGGACCTCGGCCTCAAGAAGTTCCTGGCCGACTGGGAGAAGCTCAAGAAGTAA